One region of Salvia miltiorrhiza cultivar Shanhuang (shh) chromosome 3, IMPLAD_Smil_shh, whole genome shotgun sequence genomic DNA includes:
- the LOC131014538 gene encoding uncharacterized protein LOC131014538 isoform X1: MFRSKVTISQYKKGPPTTNCSSLPPPSSTFSQPLTIDSHHSPDSIFNHLRPPSLNSNYTQLSPLRHSPSHLHSSSETDDSESNNNDDNSHVQVSESNVLENIEIVDDKGHVKLTRMGMKASDVFKLAKGLRILVNVNEHGQPIRAARRVLTRYMMKLVKQPNLCPPDLNDFNDVKHAFGVELLRAVREKFYIPRHENVDNVLIALMGIKFRNNKYRIRKEIYKKTHARLREKLKAVLEASGVHGEELEHRVTFHEFREDQILAELDRIEPPPGFAYHQWLKFKSNMKSEKAKKLSEKGKKARATQSHTHITGTKSYAQVEDEHVIKYKEHPGPLTFFDLTHKRRDGSYVQSDSKEFMMAAKSEIVKRKTEGTCENTVELESSVWYDLMGDDKPGRARGYGIGVTKSSVTAFRAKLRQMQSESEKSNAHDIEMAQLKLLLSKQQQLVAQENAMNAYMAKTNEIIGNLRDEVLLYRTAFGAGTGDVPNHLKTSSGCTQALEAGDQFQPGCSADAFINKLT, translated from the exons ATGTTTCGATCCAAAGTGACAATATCCCAGTACAAAAAAGGCCCTCCAACAACAAATTGTAGTTCTCTACCGCCACCATCTTCCACATTCTCACAACCTCTTACTATTGATTCACATCATTCTCCAGATTCTATTTTCAACCACTTGCGTCCACCTTCATTAAATAGTAATTACACACAGCTAAGCCCCCTTCGGCATTCACCATCCCACCTTCATTCTTCCTCCGAGACAGATGATAGTGAATCTAACAACAATGATGATAATTCACATGTTCAAGTTTCTGAGAGTAATGTACTTGAAAATATTGAGATTGTAG ATGACAAAGGCCATGTGAAACTGACAAGAATGGGAATGAAAGCTAGTGATGTTTTCAAGTTGGCTAAAGGTTTGAGAATTTTGGTAAATGTTAATGAACATGGCCAACCAATCCGGGCAGCTAGAAGAGTTCTAACAAGATACATGATGAAACTTGTGAAACAACCAAATCTTTGTCCGCCAgatttaaatgattttaatgatgttaaaCATGCCTTTGGAGTTGAGCTGCTGAGAGCTGTGCGG GAGAAATTCTATATCCCTAGACATGAAAATGTGGACAATGTATTAATTGCTCTAATGGGCATAAAGTTCAGGAACAACAAGTATCGGATAAGAAAGGAGATATATAAAAAGACACATGCTAGATTGAGGGAAAAGCTGAAAGCAGTTTTGGAAGCTAGTGGTGTTCATGGTGAAGAATTGGAACATCGAGTGACATTTCATGAATTTCGTGAAGAccaaattttggcagagcttgaTAGGATtgagcctccacctggatttgcTTATCATCAATGGCTTAAATTCAAGAGTAATATGAAATCTGAAAAGGCAAAG AAACTGTCTGAGAAAGGGAAAAAAGCTCGTGCAACCCAAAGTCATACTCATATAACTGGAACCAAGAGTTATGCTCAAGTTGAAGATGAGCAT GTCATTAAATATAAAGAACATCCAGGGCCACTTACATTTTTTGACTTGACACATAAAAGGAGAGATGGTTCTTATGTGCAGAGTGATTCAAAAGAATTCATG ATGGCTGCCAAATCAGAGATTGTTAAACGTAAAACTGAAGGAACTTGTGAAAATACTGTTGAATTAGAAAGTTCAGTTTGGTATGATTTGATGGGTGATGATAAACCTGGTCGAGCTCGTGGTTATGGTATTGGTGTCACGAAATCAAGTGTGACCGCCTTCCGAGCCAAACTTAGACAAATGCAAAGTGAATCAGAAAAATCCAATGCTCATGACATTGAAATGGCCCAGCTCAAGCTATTACTTAGCAAGCAACAACAACTTGTTGCACAAGAAAATGCAATGAATGCATACATGGCAAAGACAAATGAAATTATAGGCAATTTGAGAGATGAAGTTCTACTTTATCGTACAGCATTTGGAGCTGGTACAGGGGACGTACCCAACCATCTGAAAACGAGCTCAG
- the LOC131014536 gene encoding uncharacterized protein LOC131014536, with product MPPKRGRPVRNNNNRRNRNAVPEEPQDARGHNPSPPPPTRRVEELFLRQNPPTFDGTSEPAEAEIWVRAMERIFNFLRCTDEERLSCVSFQLTGSADFWWEARRKILTPEQWASYTWEDFKTGLYDKYIPKSYRKKKEAEFYELKQRNKSVVEYDKEFCNLSRFAPQQVDTDEKMAEKFCAGLRYEIKMALASHGELSYTESLNRALDVEAAMPSDKSAPLLISTPNDPPVASHTLKGKRKWDNNEDNINQTSKKVWQEYERAEQFIQPRHEAQTNLEQTGGNQGQKGVLPCPNCGKMHRGICRAGTNGCYNCGQKGHYSTQCPNRQRGSAVGNTRTPLPAIRGHLRNQPQSHQ from the coding sequence atgccgcctaagagaggacgccctgtgagaaacaataacaatcgcagaaaccgtaacgctgtacccgaagaaccacaagatgctcgaggacataacccatcccctccgcctccgactaggagagtcgaagaactctttttaaggcaaaatccacctacgtttgacggaacgagtgaaccggctgaagctgagatttgggtgcgtgcaatggaacgcattttcaactttctacgttgtactgatgaggagcgcctatcttgcgtctctttccaactaacaggatcagctgacttctggtgggaagcacgtcgaaaaattctgacacctgaacaatgggcaagttatacttgggaagattttaagacgggattatatgataaatatattccgaaaagctataggaagaagaaagaagctgagttctacgagttgaagcaaAGAAataaatctgtggttgaatacgacaaggaattctgcaacctgtctaggtttgctccgcaacaagtggacacagatgagaagatggcagagaaattttgtgccggtctacggtacgaaattaagatggctctagcaagccacggagaactctcatacacggagtctctgaacagggcacttgacgttgaagctgcaatgccgtcggacaagtcagccccattgttgatctcaacgccaaatgatccaccagtagcctcacatactctcaaagggaagcgcaagtgggacaacaacgaagacaatatcaatcagactagtaagaaagtgtggcaagaatatgaacgggccgaacagtttattcaaccaaggcacgaggcacagactaacctcgAGCAAACTGGGGGTAACCAAGGTCAGAAAGGAGTTTtaccttgcccaaattgtggtaagatgcataggggtatttgtcgggctggaactaacggttgttacaattgtggccaaaaaggtcactactccacgcaatgccccaatAGACAACGAGGTTCAGCAGTTGGGAACACCCGCacccccttgccagcaatacgtggacacttgcgaaatcagcctcaatcacatcagtga
- the LOC131014538 gene encoding uncharacterized protein LOC131014538 isoform X2: protein MGMKASDVFKLAKGLRILVNVNEHGQPIRAARRVLTRYMMKLVKQPNLCPPDLNDFNDVKHAFGVELLRAVREKFYIPRHENVDNVLIALMGIKFRNNKYRIRKEIYKKTHARLREKLKAVLEASGVHGEELEHRVTFHEFREDQILAELDRIEPPPGFAYHQWLKFKSNMKSEKAKKLSEKGKKARATQSHTHITGTKSYAQVEDEHVIKYKEHPGPLTFFDLTHKRRDGSYVQSDSKEFMMAAKSEIVKRKTEGTCENTVELESSVWYDLMGDDKPGRARGYGIGVTKSSVTAFRAKLRQMQSESEKSNAHDIEMAQLKLLLSKQQQLVAQENAMNAYMAKTNEIIGNLRDEVLLYRTAFGAGTGDVPNHLKTSSGCTQALEAGDQFQPGCSADAFINKLT, encoded by the exons ATGGGAATGAAAGCTAGTGATGTTTTCAAGTTGGCTAAAGGTTTGAGAATTTTGGTAAATGTTAATGAACATGGCCAACCAATCCGGGCAGCTAGAAGAGTTCTAACAAGATACATGATGAAACTTGTGAAACAACCAAATCTTTGTCCGCCAgatttaaatgattttaatgatgttaaaCATGCCTTTGGAGTTGAGCTGCTGAGAGCTGTGCGG GAGAAATTCTATATCCCTAGACATGAAAATGTGGACAATGTATTAATTGCTCTAATGGGCATAAAGTTCAGGAACAACAAGTATCGGATAAGAAAGGAGATATATAAAAAGACACATGCTAGATTGAGGGAAAAGCTGAAAGCAGTTTTGGAAGCTAGTGGTGTTCATGGTGAAGAATTGGAACATCGAGTGACATTTCATGAATTTCGTGAAGAccaaattttggcagagcttgaTAGGATtgagcctccacctggatttgcTTATCATCAATGGCTTAAATTCAAGAGTAATATGAAATCTGAAAAGGCAAAG AAACTGTCTGAGAAAGGGAAAAAAGCTCGTGCAACCCAAAGTCATACTCATATAACTGGAACCAAGAGTTATGCTCAAGTTGAAGATGAGCAT GTCATTAAATATAAAGAACATCCAGGGCCACTTACATTTTTTGACTTGACACATAAAAGGAGAGATGGTTCTTATGTGCAGAGTGATTCAAAAGAATTCATG ATGGCTGCCAAATCAGAGATTGTTAAACGTAAAACTGAAGGAACTTGTGAAAATACTGTTGAATTAGAAAGTTCAGTTTGGTATGATTTGATGGGTGATGATAAACCTGGTCGAGCTCGTGGTTATGGTATTGGTGTCACGAAATCAAGTGTGACCGCCTTCCGAGCCAAACTTAGACAAATGCAAAGTGAATCAGAAAAATCCAATGCTCATGACATTGAAATGGCCCAGCTCAAGCTATTACTTAGCAAGCAACAACAACTTGTTGCACAAGAAAATGCAATGAATGCATACATGGCAAAGACAAATGAAATTATAGGCAATTTGAGAGATGAAGTTCTACTTTATCGTACAGCATTTGGAGCTGGTACAGGGGACGTACCCAACCATCTGAAAACGAGCTCAG
- the LOC131014537 gene encoding protein HOTHEAD-like encodes MMALGFGKGVAIFGASIGIFFFILSSSAEKAPYESFAKNAMLAPAINYYDYIIIGGGTAGCPLSATLSVAAKVLLLERGGLPYDNPNVTNAKNYPKVVKDTSASQMFVSTDGVFNHRGRVLGGCSAINSGFYTHASCEYVREAGWDPQLVNESYEWVDRKVAFRPWLLPWQAAVRDGLLESGVSPDNGFTYDHLQGTKIGGTTFDENGVRHSAADLLEYAHPANITIYLHGLVHQILFRTQSGQRPKAYGVVFKDSEGKTHEAYLNSGPTNEIIVSAGAVGSPQLLMLSGIGPAQTLRALGISIVLDQPMVGQGMADNPRNNLIIPLRKPIDRSLVQVAGISDNVGNYIETYSGYIEAYSLQQYANATNQSMEWLTIPSKQSINESEAGVLLEKIMGPLSTGHMELQSMDPNENPKVTFNYFKDPKDLERCVEGMEMIKKVVESAAISELGRHNTSFEALMELMLSLPINMRKKHPNATHSLEQFCMDTVVTIWHYHGGCHVDRVIDRDHKVIGVDALRVVDGSTFYDSPGANPQATVMMLGRYMGYKILQQRNSEKESN; translated from the exons ATGATGGCCCTGGGTTTTGGGAAAGGCGTTGCTATTTTTGGAGCTTCTATTggcattttcttcttcatcctctcTTCTTCCGCAGAGaaag CCCCGTACGAGTCTTTCGCAAAGAACGCAATGTTAGCTCCGGCTATAAATTATTATGACTACATAATCATTGGTGGTGGGACTGCCGGTTGCCCGCTATCGGCGACGCTCTCCGTTGCTGCAAAGGTACTACTTCTCGAGAGGGGCGGCCTCCCGTACGACAACCCCAACGTTACCAACGCAAAAAATTATCCGAAAGTAGTGAAAGACACCTCCGCCTCGCAGATGTTCGTTTCCACGGACGGTGTTTTCAACCATCGTGGTCGCGTGTTGGGCGGATGCTCCGCCATCAACAGTGGGTTCTACACCCATGCCAGTTGCGAGTACGTGCGAGAGGCGGGGTGGGACCCACAACTCGTGAATGAGTCGTATGAGTGGGTGGACAGAAAGGTCGCATTCCGGCCGTGGTTGCTACCGTGGCAAGCGGCGGTGAGGGACGGCCTACTGGAATCTGGAGTGTCACCGGACAATGGATTCACATACGATCATCTGCAGGGGACCAAAATTGGGGGTACAACCTTTGATGAAAATGGGGTTAGGCACTCTGCTGCTGATCTATTGGAGTATGCCCATCCCGCCAATATTACTATATACTTGCATGGACTGGTGCATCAAATCTTATTTAGGACCCAATCAG GGCAAAGACCCAAGGCATATGGAGTCGTGTTCAAAGACTCGGAAGGTAAAACGCACGAGGCATATCTAAATAGTGGGCCCACAAATGAGATAATTGTATCAGCTGGCGCAGTGGGCAGCCCACAGCTTTTGATGCTGAGCGGTATCGGGCCGGCCCAAACACTACGGGCCTTGGGAATAAGCATAGTATTGGACCAACCAATGGTGGGGCAAGGCATGGCTGATAATCCACGAAATAATTTGATAATTCCTTTACGTAAGCCCATAGATAGATCCCTCGTTCAAGTAGCCGGCATAAGCGATAACGTCGGTAACTACATAGAAACATACAGTGGATACATAGAGGCCTATTCCCTTCAACAATATGCAAATGCGACAAACCAG AGCATGGAGTGGTTAACAATTCCCAGCAAGCAAAGCATCAATGAATCCGAAGCCGGAGTCCTTCTTGAGAAGATAATGGGGCCGCTCTCAACTGGTCATATGGAGCTCCAAAGTATGGACCCGAATGAAAATCCAAAAGTGACATTCAACTATTTCAAGGATCCTAAAGATTTGGAGAGGTGCGTGGAAGGCATGGAAATGATAAAAAAGGTGGTGGAGTCAGCAGCCATCTCTGAGTTAGGAAGGCACAATACCTCGTTTGAAGCTCTAATGGAGTTAATGTTGTCACTTCCAATCAATATGAGGAAGAAGCATCCCAATGCAACTCATTCGTTGGAGCAATTCTGCATGGACACGGTCGTCACTATATGGCATTATCATGGAGGTTGCCACGTGGACCGCGTCATCGATCGTGATCATAAGGTGATTGGTGTGGATGCCTTGCGCGTCGTTGATGGCTCCACTTTTTATGACTCGCCTGGAGCTAATCCTCAGGCCACCGTTATGATGCTTGGAAG GTATATGGGCTACAAAATCCTACAGCAGAGAAATTCTGAAAAAGAGagtaattga